The segment tctaaaccttgtacatctggaagttctcggttgtgtactgtggaagcctagcttgaaggattttaagcataaccttactagcatgtgaaatgagcacaattgtgcggtagtttgagcattctttggcactgtccttctttgggattggaatgaaaactgaccttttccagtcctatggccactgctgagttttccaaatgtgctggcatattgagtgcagcacttgcacagcatcatctttcaggatttgaaatagctcagctggaattccatcacctccactagctttgtttgtagtgatgcttcctaaggcccacttgacttcacattccagaatgtctggctttaggtgagtgatcacaccatcgtgattatctgggtcatgaagctttttttgtacagttcttctgtgtattcttgccacctcttcttaatatcttctgcttctgttaggtccataccatttctgtcctttatccagcccatctttgcatgaaatgttcccttggtatctctaattttcttaaagagatctctggtctttcccattctgttgttttcctctatttctttgcattgatccctgtacattgttacaaacctccgtccatagttcttcacacactctatcagatctgatcccttgaatctgttcatgacctccactgtataatcataagagatttgatttaggtcatacctgaatggtctagtggtttgccTTACTTTCTTTagcttaagcctgaattttgcaatgaagagctcatgatctaagccatagtcagctccaggtatTGTTTCTCAGTCAGAGAGAACTGGGTTTAAATATTCCAGGTCTCCAGGGCTCTGTGGACTGCAGTAAGTATCTGAATCTCTGCAAGCCTCCAGTTCCCTCCTCTGTGACACAGGGACAGTAACTCCCACCTAGCAGGGTGGCTGTGAGAATGGATGATCACACGGCAGGTGCTTTCACATCTTTGTGTTCCCAGGAACACCAGCGGAGGGTTTCTGAGCTTGGATCCAACCATCACAGCCTGGGAGACAGAATTCACACTCATGAATCACACTGGTGAGGACCATCCTCAAACTTTCAGCACGGTGACCATGACCCTGTTCGTCCTGACAGCCATCATTGCCCTGGGAGGACTGGCAGGAAACGCGGTTGTGCTCTGGCTCCTGGGCTTTCACTTGCGCAGGAATGCCTTCACCGTCTACATCCTCAACCTGGCGGCAGCCGACTTCCTGTGCCTCTGCTGCCAAGTTATAGATTCCCTGGAGGCCCTCATCGCCTGCTGCAGCGCCAGCTCCATCCCCAGCTTTTTCACCTCTGTGATGACCTTCGCCTACCTGGCGGGCCTGAGCTTGCTCAGCGCCATTAGCACCGAGCGCTGTGTGTCTGTCCTGTGCCCCGTCTGGTACCGCTGCCACCGCCCCACACACTTATCAGCCATCGTGTGCACCGTGCTCTGGGCCCTGGCCCTGCTGCTGAGTATCCTGGAGGGGAAGTACTGTGGCTTCCTCTTAACGGATTTTAGCCATCTTTGGTGTCAGGTGTTTGATTTCATCGCTGCCGGGTGGATGATGTTCTTATTTGGGCTCCTCGCTGGGTCCAGCCTGGCCCTGCTGCTCAGGATCCTGTTTAAGTCCCAGTACATACAGCTGACCAGGCTCTATGTGACTGTTGGGCTCACAGTGCTGGCCTTCCTGCTCTGTGGCCTGCCCTACGGCATCCTCTGGTTCCTCTTAATCTGGATTCAGGATGATTTGTTTGCCATCCCCTGTCACAACTGCCTGGTTGTCTTTGGTTTGTCCTGCATCAACAGCTCCATCAATCCCATCATTTACTTCTTCGTGGGCTCCTTCAGGCAAAGGCAGACAAAGAAGCGAGGGCGGCAGACCCTCAAGGTGGTGCTCCAGCGGGCCTTGGAGGACATATCAGAAGTGGGTGAAAGCGAAGGCTCCCTTCCTCAGGCAACCCTGGAGCTGAGAAACAGTCTGGTGTCCTGATTCAGAGTCTCTGCCTTGGTCAGACACACTATGGCTTTGAGCGACAACTTTCTCTCTATTACTTCGGGAGGATCTCTTAGGTTCTCTCAGCCTCTGGACCCACGCTGACTGTAAAACGGTTTAACAAATCATCTGGGTGGTGAGGATTAAGGGAGATGGTGCC is part of the Bos javanicus breed banteng chromosome 29, ARS-OSU_banteng_1.0, whole genome shotgun sequence genome and harbors:
- the LOC133240938 gene encoding mas-related G-protein coupled receptor member X2-like translates to MTLFVLTAIIALGGLAGNAVVLWLLGFHLRRNAFTVYILNLAAADFLCLCCQVIDSLEALIACCSASSIPSFFTSVMTFAYLAGLSLLSAISTERCVSVLCPVWYRCHRPTHLSAIVCTVLWALALLLSILEGKYCGFLLTDFSHLWCQVFDFIAAGWMMFLFGLLAGSSLALLLRILFKSQYIQLTRLYVTVGLTVLAFLLCGLPYGILWFLLIWIQDDLFAIPCHNCLVVFGLSCINSSINPIIYFFVGSFRQRQTKKRGRQTLKVVLQRALEDISEVGESEGSLPQATLELRNSLVS